GCCGGTGCTGCAATCAATGAAATGATACTGGGGGAGAATAGATGAGGCCACATACCATATCCGTGCTCGTGGAAAATCGTCCGGGTGTCCTTTCGCGTGTGGCCGGTCTATTTACCCGCCGTGGGTTTAATATTGAAAGTCTTGCCGTTGGCACCTGCGAAGAGCCGGGCATGAGCAGAATTACTGCCGTTGTTATTGCAGATGACGAAATTATCGAGCAGGTGAAAAAACAGCTCAATAAACTCATCAATGTCATTAAAGTGAGCGACATTACCTACACGGAACATGTGGCACGGGAAATTGCACTGATTAAAGTCGCTGCTGAACCGGGGAGTTCACGTGCTGAAGTGATGCAACTGGCAGATAATTTCCGCGCCCGGATTATCGATGTCGGGACACGCACCGTCATTCTGGAAGTGACGGGGGACACCGGGAAGATTGATGCGCTGGAGAAACTTCTCCACCAGTATGGCATCAAAGAACTGGTGCGAACCGGAAAGATCGCTATGCCGCGCGGTTCAAAGACCATATCATCCAAAAAATAATATTTTGCTATTTTTCTCTGAAATTTTCAACCTGATCCGGAAAAATGGCAATTATGTTATATGCTAGCATGCTACATACTAGCATAGTTACATGTTTGGATTACCGGTAATAACGTTAGTGTCTGTGGCCTGTGCGCTTGCAGTCTGTTTTGGTCTCCTTATCTGGTGGGGGCTGCATTTCAGGGGTGACGAGTCAGATGTCTGATATTCTGACCATTGGCATCATCGCCCTGTATGGGATCATGCTCATCGGTATCGGAAGCTGGGCTTCAAAGAAGATTCATAACACGGAAGATTATATTCTCGCAGGCCGTTCGCTTGGATTCTGGGTGTTCACGATCCTGATGGTGGCATCGGTATGTTCGGGGATGACACTCGTTGGTGTCAGCGGATTTGGGTATGCATCGGGATGGCCGGGTATCTGGGAACAGATCTTTGTTCCACTCGCAGCATCCTTTGCCATCATCGTCTTCGGCGCGAAACTCCATGCCGTCTCCAAAAAAACCGGGTATATGACGGTCGAGGATTATCTCGCACACCGGTATGAAAGCCCGCGAACGGTGCGGGGGCTCGCTGCGGTCGCAGGGATTGTGGTCTCCCTGATTTACCTTGTTGGACAATATACGGCAATCAGTCTTGTGCTGGTCTGGCTCTTTGAGATTCCCCACACGACAGCGCTCATAATATCAGCTGTGATTATCACCGTCTATACGGTTATCGGCGGAATGTATGCCGTCTCGTGGACCACGCTCATTCAGGGGATAATCCTCATTGTCGGTGTCCTCATCATGGCGCCACTCGTCATCATCTCGGCAGGTGGTCTGACCCACATCAACGAGGTGTTGTCATCAATTGATCCGAATATGGTGCAGCCGTTCTATCCCTCCCCTGCCTATGCGGCATACGCTTACTGCACACCGGAATTTCTGTTCTCGTTTGGCATTCTTCTGATGGTAGGCCTTGCCTGTGCTCCGCATGTCATAAATAACATCCTCGCTGCAAAAGAGACCAAATTCTTCAAATGGTCTCCGCTTGTGGCATTTGGGATTTATGCCGTTGTAATGTTTCTGGTGAAGTTCACCGGGTTTGGCGTGCGGGCACTGGTTGAGGAAGGCAAACTCCTGCTCCCCGCAACCGTGAACACACAGGACTTTGCGTTCATGTACGGGATAGAATATGCTATGCCAAGCATGCTTATATGGGCGTTCTTTGCGGTGATTGTGCTTGCGGCGGTCATGTCAACAACGGATCGGCTGATGCTCACCATCGGCACCCTCTTTTCCTGGGATGTCTACCGGAATCTGCTGAAACCCACAGCTCCGGACAGAGAAGTGTTGAAGGTAAGTCAGGTGTGTGTCGTCATTGCAGCCGCAGTGTCACTGTTCCTTGCAATCAATCCGCCTGAGATGCTTGCATGGCTGATCTGGATGGGAATCGGTGTAATGCTCGCAACCTTTGCTGTGCCACTTCTCGCCGCACTCTACTGGCGGCGGGCGAATGGGGCCGGTGCTATTGCAAGTATGCTTGCCGGACTCATTGGCTCCGGTATCTTTGGATATTATCACAAGTTTATTTCACCGCTGCCGGTGCATTTCAGTCTCTTCGCACTGGTACTCTCTCTTGCTGCAATGGTTGTATTCAGCCTTATGACACCGAAAAACAGTGAAGAAGTACTGGATGCCACACTGACCGGACCATACATCCAGCCGAAATAATTTTCCCTTCCTTTTTTATTCCTCTACGGCATAATATTGAGACTGTGACGACAGCAATAATCGGTGGCGGACTGACGGGTGTCACACTTGGCAGGCTCCTTGCCGCACAGGGTGAGGACGTAATCATTCTTGAGCGTGACCGCGTATACGGGGGGTTGTGCCGTTCCCATACCGCGAATGGATTTACCTTTGATGACGGTGGGTCGCATATCATATTCTCGCGTGATGCAGAGGTGCAGTCGTTTATGCGTGATGTGCTGCAGGAGAACAAGGCTGAGCGCAACCGCAATACCAAGATCTTCTTTAAGGGAGCCTATGTCAAGTATCCGTTTGAAAACGGCCTTGCCGAACTCCCTCCCGAAGACCGGTTCTACTGTATCAATGAATATGTCAAAACGCTCATCGCGCTTGAAAAAGGAGAGTTGCAGCCTCCGGAAAATTTCCGGGAATGGATTCTCTATACCTTCGGCGCCGGGATTGCAGACCTCTATATGATCCCGTATAACGAGAAGATCTGGAATTACCCGGCAGAGAAGATGTCCCTGCACTGGGTGGATGGCCGAATCCCCCGCCCACCGGTGGAGGATATCATCAAATCCGCTGTGGGCATTGAAACCGAGGGTTATACGCACCAGTCGGTATTCACCTATCCGGTGACAGGCGGGATTGAAGCATTAGTCCGTGCGATTGCAGCACCCGTTGAAGATAAAATCCGGTGTGGCTTTTCTGTCTCGTCCATTCAGAAGACTGAGGATGGATTTGTCATCTCAAACGGTACCGAGACGATTACGGCTGATCGCTGTATCTCGACAATTCCTCCTCAGGAGCTCCTGCCGTGCCTTTCGGATGTGCCGCAGTCAGTTGCGGAGGCAACGGCAGCACTGCGGTATAATTCCCTCGCATCTGTCTGCATCGGGGTATCGCATCCGGTCAATGATTATTCGTGGCTCTATGTGCCCCAGAAGGAACTGGGCATGTTCAACCGTATTTCATTCCCGTCCAACTACTCTGAAGAAGTAGCGCCTGACGGGCAGTCGTCAGTCCTCGCGGAAATCACCTTCAACGAGGGCGATGACGTCTCACGGATGACGGATGAGGAATTAATTGCACACACCGTGAAGGGGCTCACTGAGATGGAGATTCTTGATTCGCCTGATGATGTTGTCTATTCCGCTGTCCGGCGGCAGAAATACGCATATGTCGTCTATGACCTTGCATATCAGGAGAATGTTAAAACAGTGCTTTCTTATCTCAGGACGGAGGGGATTGAACCTGTCGGGCGGTTTGGTGAGTTTGAATACCTGAATATGGATGGGTGCATTCGTCGTGTGCTCGAGTTTTTGGATTTGAAAAATCCGGCATGAGAAACAGAATGCCAGCGATTTTTTCGGATATACCAATTGAACTGGAGTGAACTATGGAGAACGTTGTTTCAGTAACCAGTCTGAAAAAAACCTTTGATAATAATACGGTTATATCCGGCATCACATTTGATGTATTCAGAGGGGAGATTTTTGGCTTTCTGGGTCCCAACGGTGCCGGAAAAACCACCACAATGAGGATCCTTTTGGGACTGTTGCGGCCGGACTCAGGGAGTGCCCTGGTATTTAGCCAATCCCTTGAAACCAGTGATAATACCCGTGCACGTGTCGGTGTATTACTGGAGAATAACGGCCTGTTTGATAAACTCACCGCATATGAGAACCTGAAATATTATGCAGACCTGTATGGCATTTTGGATGTTGAAGAGCGAATTACAGAACTTTTGGAGTTTACCGACTTAACCGCAAGAAAGGACACACTGGTCGGGACATTTTCCACCGGAATGAAGAGGAAGCTGGGTATTGCACGGGCCATTCTGCACCGCCCGGAGGTGCTGTTTCTGGACGAACCCACCTCAGCGCTTGATCCGGAAGCACAGAAGATGGTCCGCGACCTGATCGTTCATCTGTCGGGAGATGAATCGATGACGGTATTTTTGAGTTCCCATAATCTTGATGAAGTGCAGAAGATATGCAGTCGTGTGGCCATTCTTCACGGAGGCAGGATAAAGGCTCTGGACTCTGTGGAAAATCTCCGGAAAAACCGTGGTGTTACGAATGTGAAATTCACGCTTTCGGATTCTGCGCAGGTATGTGAGGCATCTTCCATTGTTTCCGCAATACCTGATGTCTCTGATTTTTCCGAGACCGAAACCGGATTTTCCATAACCCTCTCCGGGTCATCCGCATCGCCGGTCATATCCCTCCTCTGCAGTGCCGGGATTAATATCGAAGAGGTGGTAAAGAACAGACGCTCGCTTGAAGATATTTATATTGAAATTATGAGAGAGGAGGTGTAACAGATGAATCCAATCCTTGTGGTCGCAAAAAAAGAGATGAAACAGATCGCAAAGAACCGGTCTCTGATAATAGGCATCGTTATTTTCATGGGCATCTTTGGTGGGATGACCTCCCTTGGTGCGATCATGTCGGTTATCGAGGGTGATGCGGGGAGTATTGTATCAACACTTGATTCCCTTATGATGTATCTTGTGCTGGTGCTGGGTGTCTTTAGCGGATATTTTTTCTCTTCACAGGCGTTCCTGGGTGAAAAGACCGAAGGGACAATCGAAACGCTGCTCTGCTCCCCTCTGCCGTTGCGAGACATCTGGCTGGGTAAAGTTCTTGGCGTGATGGTGCCCTCCTATGCGGTTGCACTCCTCATTGCGGCAGTATTGGTGGCTCTTTCAAACATGGCAGCAGACGTTCTGGTATTGCCTTCTGTTGTCATGATGCTGTTTGTGCTCATGGTTGTCCCGGTCTATATCGCATGTGCCATCGGCATGTTAGGGTTCGTCCAGTTGCTTTTGGGTATGAGAGAGAACCAGATAATAAATATCGTGGTGATTATCGGATTTATTGTAGCAATCTCCGTTTTCGACAGTCTTGTGACGGAAGGACTGATTGTGATGTCCGCTCCGGTTGTGGGGGTGATGTTTCTTCTGGGCATTCTTCTGATAGCCGCTATCGGGTACATGACCCGGATATTAAGCCGGGAGAAGATTGTAACGACCCTTCCCTGAGGACGGGGATTCTGTTTTTATTTTTTACCTCTGGAGAAATAGTCTCTGAAGCCAAAATTATATATCCTGCCAAATGACATCTTCAAGAAATCCGAAAGGTTTCTGATGTCCAGCCAATTATCCTCATTCAAAAGCCCAAAGGGTGAAGCCGAGTATCAATTAACTTATGATGCTGTTCTGAAACTGTGGCCGGTACCTTTTGAAGAAATTGATATAATAACCTCCTTCGGAACTACCCATGTCATCGCGAGTGGTTCGAAAGGGTCGCCATCACTGCTTGTACTGCATGCCTGTGGCGTAAGTTCAACGATGTGGTTCCCAAACATCAGCGCCTTAAGTAGCGCCTATCGTGTTTATGCTGTCGATATCATTGGTGAACCGGGAAAAAGCCACCAGTCCCGGTTACTCAGAGATAGGGAGGATTGCGCGAACTGGCTGGGCGAGGTAATGAAGGGTTTGGGTTTAAAGAGAACGAATATTGCCGGATTATCGTATGGGGGGTGGCATACGCTCAATTTTTCTTTATTTTTCCCGGATAAAGTTAACAAAATTGTCGCTCTTGCACCTGGAGCTTCCATTCTGCCGTTCAGCTGGCTGGTGCTCTTAATGCTCCGCCTGCTCCCTTACGTGCCCTTCAAACCGAACCCGTTTAAGAGTTTTTTTAACAAGGGTTTTCACCCTAACGAATTGTTTTCCAGGCAATTTGCGAGTGGGATAAAACATTTTCGCTATGCTGACCCTCAGGAAAGTATTTTTACCAACGTCTTCAGTGAGGCTGAGCTCAGCAGAATCAATGTTCCAACACTTTTTATTGTCGGCGAAAATGAGATTATTTATGATCCCATCGCTGCAACTGAAAAGGTCAATCGACTAATACCGAACGCCGAAACAAAACTGGTCCCGAATGCAAGCCATTTGGTCTCAATGGAACAGCCCGCACTGGTAAACAACCATATTTTAACATTTCTGGAATAACTATCGTGCTGATTATTGGGTTTATTGCGGTGATCTCCGTTTTTGACGGCCTGGTGACGGAAGGAGTGATTTGTGATGTCCGCTCCGGTCGTGGGAGCGATGTTTATTCTGGGTATTCTTCTGTTGGGAGGGATAGGGTTCATGACCCGGATATTAAACCGGGAGAAAATTTTAACGACCCTTCCCTGAGGACAGGGATACTATTTTTTATTTTTTACGGCTGAAAAACGATCTCTGATGTCAGAGGATCATATGAACCTGTCTTGGGTTGTACGTTGCATATCCTGCAATATCTTGCAATCCCGGATTGCAAAGTTATATTCGAATATACAGGTCTGAATGTACAATTTATGGCCGTATCGTTGAATAATGTGTTATCTTTGCAATGTTTTGCGGATCACAGGCATTACCATGCCTGAGAGCGGTGTCTTCCGGGGTGCTGTATGTTCCCTGCAAAGTACGCAAAATGCCTGTATACTCTGTACACCTCATTCTATTCTCTTCTTCTTTTGTACAATACAAGGCATTTTGACCAGCAATCTTCTTTGCAAGATTTCCGGTTTTTTTATGCAAAGATGTTGTAATATTGCAAACATGGAGTTCATTTTTTCGTTATGCCACGGCGTTTCTGTTGATACCGTCGATTATTTTCCTTATGGTTATAATGTCCGTCATATCAAAGATTTCAGAGATACTTCCGGCATCGGTGAATGGCGATTCCATGAGTATCCGGGTATCCTTCATGAGTCCGTTTATGGCGATGTAATCAATGATTTTTTGACGAAATCCATCTGGCGGAAGTCAGGGTTTGCACTGTGATGTATTCCTGTCAGCATTTCATCCCGGAATCTAAAATATATGCGTTCTTTTGCTGAGGAATGCCCAGACAATAATTTCGTGCAGCAGATTGCTGCGCAAAAACCCAGGTTACGCAATGGCGTTATTCTTGACAATGTAAGAGATGTACAAGAGATTATCCGTCAGATTACAAGTATCTATTACGAGCGTTCCAATCTGTCAGGAAACAGAGAGGAGAGTGGTCCCTCCCGAGACCGTTTCTTATTTCCTCAGAAATATCTCTTTATTTAGCATGCCAAACTCATCGAAGCTTGCGTACGACGTGAGAACGATGGAAAGCGTGACGCAGACGGTTCTCGACGCATATATGGTAAACATCAGTGCTATCTGATAGGTGATAGCGGTCATCGGGGAGAGACCGGCAATCAGCTGTCCGGTCATCATCCCGGGGAAAAAGACAATGCCCATAACAGCGACATTCCCGAGAGAGGGCATGAGTGCGGACCTGAGTGCTGTCCTGAAATACGGGAGGAGTGCCTCTGTTCTTTGTGCACCGAATGAGAGCCAGGAAATATACCGGTTTTCGTTTCTGAGCAGGTCATTGTAGAAGAGAGACACCCCGATGATCGAGCCGCCAAGGGAGTTGCCCAGGAGCATTCCACCGATAGGGAGTAAAAACCTCGCGTCAGACAACCCGCCATCCTGGAGAATCAGCGTCTCGAAATAGACGAGAAAGAGGGTGGTCGTAATGACAAAGGCAGCAACAGTTGGCAGGTAGAGTTTTCTGATGTTTAAATCCTGTTTGCGTACGGACTCATATGCTGCAACGGCGATCATGATACATAACCAGACCACATTGAGAAGAGGGTTGTTATATTCAAAGAGTACTGTCAGATAAATGCCTGCAAGGCCCAGTTGAACAGACATCCGAAGGAAGGACCAGACGGTGTCCCGCACCATAGGGAGGTGGGTTTTGTGCATCACAAAAACGGGAATTATAATCAGGATGATTGCAAAGAAGAGGCCTGTCACAGGAATTGCAGCTGTCTCCATGGT
Above is a window of Methanogenium organophilum DNA encoding:
- the ilvN gene encoding acetolactate synthase small subunit, translated to MRPHTISVLVENRPGVLSRVAGLFTRRGFNIESLAVGTCEEPGMSRITAVVIADDEIIEQVKKQLNKLINVIKVSDITYTEHVAREIALIKVAAEPGSSRAEVMQLADNFRARIIDVGTRTVILEVTGDTGKIDALEKLLHQYGIKELVRTGKIAMPRGSKTISSKK
- a CDS encoding sodium:solute symporter family protein; translated protein: MSDILTIGIIALYGIMLIGIGSWASKKIHNTEDYILAGRSLGFWVFTILMVASVCSGMTLVGVSGFGYASGWPGIWEQIFVPLAASFAIIVFGAKLHAVSKKTGYMTVEDYLAHRYESPRTVRGLAAVAGIVVSLIYLVGQYTAISLVLVWLFEIPHTTALIISAVIITVYTVIGGMYAVSWTTLIQGIILIVGVLIMAPLVIISAGGLTHINEVLSSIDPNMVQPFYPSPAYAAYAYCTPEFLFSFGILLMVGLACAPHVINNILAAKETKFFKWSPLVAFGIYAVVMFLVKFTGFGVRALVEEGKLLLPATVNTQDFAFMYGIEYAMPSMLIWAFFAVIVLAAVMSTTDRLMLTIGTLFSWDVYRNLLKPTAPDREVLKVSQVCVVIAAAVSLFLAINPPEMLAWLIWMGIGVMLATFAVPLLAALYWRRANGAGAIASMLAGLIGSGIFGYYHKFISPLPVHFSLFALVLSLAAMVVFSLMTPKNSEEVLDATLTGPYIQPK
- a CDS encoding protoporphyrinogen/coproporphyrinogen oxidase, with the translated sequence MTTAIIGGGLTGVTLGRLLAAQGEDVIILERDRVYGGLCRSHTANGFTFDDGGSHIIFSRDAEVQSFMRDVLQENKAERNRNTKIFFKGAYVKYPFENGLAELPPEDRFYCINEYVKTLIALEKGELQPPENFREWILYTFGAGIADLYMIPYNEKIWNYPAEKMSLHWVDGRIPRPPVEDIIKSAVGIETEGYTHQSVFTYPVTGGIEALVRAIAAPVEDKIRCGFSVSSIQKTEDGFVISNGTETITADRCISTIPPQELLPCLSDVPQSVAEATAALRYNSLASVCIGVSHPVNDYSWLYVPQKELGMFNRISFPSNYSEEVAPDGQSSVLAEITFNEGDDVSRMTDEELIAHTVKGLTEMEILDSPDDVVYSAVRRQKYAYVVYDLAYQENVKTVLSYLRTEGIEPVGRFGEFEYLNMDGCIRRVLEFLDLKNPA
- a CDS encoding ABC transporter ATP-binding protein; this translates as MENVVSVTSLKKTFDNNTVISGITFDVFRGEIFGFLGPNGAGKTTTMRILLGLLRPDSGSALVFSQSLETSDNTRARVGVLLENNGLFDKLTAYENLKYYADLYGILDVEERITELLEFTDLTARKDTLVGTFSTGMKRKLGIARAILHRPEVLFLDEPTSALDPEAQKMVRDLIVHLSGDESMTVFLSSHNLDEVQKICSRVAILHGGRIKALDSVENLRKNRGVTNVKFTLSDSAQVCEASSIVSAIPDVSDFSETETGFSITLSGSSASPVISLLCSAGINIEEVVKNRRSLEDIYIEIMREEV
- a CDS encoding ABC transporter permease is translated as MNPILVVAKKEMKQIAKNRSLIIGIVIFMGIFGGMTSLGAIMSVIEGDAGSIVSTLDSLMMYLVLVLGVFSGYFFSSQAFLGEKTEGTIETLLCSPLPLRDIWLGKVLGVMVPSYAVALLIAAVLVALSNMAADVLVLPSVVMMLFVLMVVPVYIACAIGMLGFVQLLLGMRENQIINIVVIIGFIVAISVFDSLVTEGLIVMSAPVVGVMFLLGILLIAAIGYMTRILSREKIVTTLP
- a CDS encoding alpha/beta fold hydrolase; this translates as MSSQLSSFKSPKGEAEYQLTYDAVLKLWPVPFEEIDIITSFGTTHVIASGSKGSPSLLVLHACGVSSTMWFPNISALSSAYRVYAVDIIGEPGKSHQSRLLRDREDCANWLGEVMKGLGLKRTNIAGLSYGGWHTLNFSLFFPDKVNKIVALAPGASILPFSWLVLLMLRLLPYVPFKPNPFKSFFNKGFHPNELFSRQFASGIKHFRYADPQESIFTNVFSEAELSRINVPTLFIVGENEIIYDPIAATEKVNRLIPNAETKLVPNASHLVSMEQPALVNNHILTFLE
- a CDS encoding ABC transporter permease → METAAIPVTGLFFAIILIIIPVFVMHKTHLPMVRDTVWSFLRMSVQLGLAGIYLTVLFEYNNPLLNVVWLCIMIAVAAYESVRKQDLNIRKLYLPTVAAFVITTTLFLVYFETLILQDGGLSDARFLLPIGGMLLGNSLGGSIIGVSLFYNDLLRNENRYISWLSFGAQRTEALLPYFRTALRSALMPSLGNVAVMGIVFFPGMMTGQLIAGLSPMTAITYQIALMFTIYASRTVCVTLSIVLTSYASFDEFGMLNKEIFLRK